The DNA region GGAATTTCCCAAAAAGGACGTAGCTGAACCTAAAAGAACTATAACGACCTGAACGACGAACCCCTGAAAGGGGATCTTTCGAAAAAGATCAAACGTCAAGGACAGCCCCTCCTTTAAACCTCATTAACCTGGCGGAGTTGAAAACCACCGCTAAAGAAGTTCCACCATGTAAGATAGCAGCGGCTATCGGATGCAATACTCCTACAGCCCCTAGAATCATGGACAAAGTTATAGCTATGAGAGCAAAATGCAGATTTTGTCTCATGATGGTCAGACTCTCTTTGGCAAGATCCATCACAAGAGGAATCTTCGATATATCGTCTTTCATCAACGCTATCGATGACGAAGATATGGCGATACCGCTTCCGGCAGCTCCCATCGCAATGGAAAGATCTCCCGCGGAAAGAGCGGGACCGTCGTTAACGCCGTCTCCGACTACCGCAACGATCTCACCCTTTTCTTTTAACTCCGAAACATAATCCATCTTTTGATGCGGCAACATCCCGGACTCCCAAAAAGACACTCCTATCGCCTCGGAGACCCTTTCGACCACCGTTTTTCTGTCTCCCGACAGAAGAATGATTTTATCGACTCCTCGGTTCCTTATGTCGAGAAGGGATGACTTTACGTCGTCCTTTACTCTATCTTCAAGATATATCTCTCCAGCAAAGACACCGTCCACGGCGACAAACAATACACTTTGCCCAAAGTGGCTATTTTCTATGTCGGGAACATCAACGCCAGAGGATAAAATCCAAGACCGTCTCCCCACCATTACAGATCTACCATCCACTTTTCCCAAAACTCCCATTCCGTGAACTTCTTTCATCGCCTCGGTAGGAAGAAAATCCAATCCCATAAAGCTCGCTTTTTCACAGAGAGATCTCGCGATCGGATGACTTGAATCCTTTTCCAAGGAACAAGCTAAAGAAAGAAGCCTCTTCTTATTTATGGGATCACATGAAGAGATTTCCATAACCTCTAGATGACCGGTGGTAACGGTTCCGGTCTTGTCGAGAACTATCGTCGTAAGTCTCTCGGCTACCTCGAGATGGGATACATCCTTTATTAGAACCCCCAATCGAGCAGCCACTCCAAGTAAGGCCACAACCGCGGTAGGTCCAGCCAAAAGAATGGAGCAAGGACACGCTACGACCACCATCGAAACCACTCTATCCAAATCACCGGTGACAAAGAAAACCGCTCCGGAAAGTAGCATCACCACCGGCACATACCACCTGGCGTAACGATCTATCATTCTCATAACAGGAGTACGAGATTTTTCCGCATCGGAAATCATTTTCTGTACCTTTCCCAAGGTCGTCTCGGACCCCACCGACGTCACTCGACAGATAACCGTTCCGGTCAAATTGACCGTCCCAGCATAGACGTCGTCGCCTCCTTTTTTCTCAGCAGGTAGGGATTCTCCCGTAATAGTCGATTCGTTAATCGAAGTCTCTCCATTCAGGACTACTCCGTCGGCAGGAACCCTCTCCCCCGGGATGATCCTGAGTTCATCTCCGACGACAAGATCTCCCGCTTCTACGTTAAGCCACACCCCATCGCGGAAAACCGTTCCCTTAGGAGGTTTCAAATCCAGGAGCTCTTTCAGACTCTCCCTCGCTCCTCTCGCAGAACGTCCTTCCAACAATGCGGAAAGCACAATTACAAAGGAAATAGTGGCGGAAGTTATAAAACGCCCCGACACGAAAGTAGCTGTAACACCTAAAGCGGCCAGTTCGTTCATTTCCGACGATTCTTCGAAAAGCTCTCTAACGGCTCTCAAGATAAGAGGGGTTCCCATAAATACAGCGGCTCCCATCGAAAGCAGGGACGTTCTCTCTCCATAACCATATATCGAGATGGAAAAAAGCGACGCGATCAAAAGACATCCTCCAACAAAAAAGAAGAAAAACCCCCCTAAAGACCGTTCTCCTCCTTCGACTATTTTTCTAGCAAAATCATGAGCCATCACATTTCCTCCTCTAAAAGCATATGGATACCAAAAAAAGTTAGTCACGTCAACATAACTTACTCTCTTCACAAAGAGAGGTCTCTTGATCCTACCGAAACGGTATGGTATTATCGCCAAACAAAGTACGCATAGCTCGCAGAGGGGGAAATAACGTGGTCAAGATAGCCATGAGACAGATGGAGGATAACCAGACCGGGACCATCGCCAAGGTGAGGGCCGAGGGGGAGCTGGGCAGACGAATAAGGGATATGGGGCTTACTCCGGGAACGACTATTAGAATAATGGGAAGGGCTCCTCTCTACGACCCAGTGGCCATAAGGGTTGGCGACTTTACCTTGACCCTTAGAGACAGCGAGGCGGACTACATAGACGTGGAGGTGGAGGAAAGATGACCACCGTAGCCCTGGCGGGAAATCCGAACTCGGGAAAGACGACACTCTTCAACGGTCTGACCGGAGCCAGACAACACGTCGGCAACTATCCGGGAGTGACGGTGGAACACAAAAGGGGAACCTACAATCACGACGGTATATCGGTGGAGGTCGAGGACCTTCCGGGAATATACTCTCTCTCCGCCTACTCCGCCGAGGAGGAGGTAGCCAGGGATTTCCTTATCCGACAGACGCCGGACGTGGTGATCGACATAGTCGACTCCTCCAATCTAGAGAGGAACCTGTACCTGTCGGTCCAGCTGAAGGAGATGGGCCTTCCGGTATGCCTGGCATTGAACATGATGGACGTGGCCGAGTCGAGAGGTATGGAGATAGACACGGACAAGCTGTCTTCTCTAATGAGAACCCCGGTGGTCCCCATAGTCGCCAGAAAATCCGAGGGAATCCACGAGATGATGAATCGGGCCCTGGAGATAGCAGGAAAGGACCCGGAGCCTTTTAAGATCTCCTACGGCCCCGATATCGACCCGGTTCTGGACGAGATGGCCAGGGCTATAGACCAGGACCCGATATTGGACGAGGCGATAAGGCCGAGATGGTCAGCTCTGAAGTATCTCGAAGGGGACGAGACTATAAAGATCTCCATAGCGGAGAGAGCCCCGGAGCTGGAGAAAAAACTTAACGGCATGGCCGAAACTCTGGACTCCCACTTGAGAGCCACACTGGACACTTACGCGGAGGCCTTAATAGCGGACCATCGTTACGGGTATATAAAATCGATCCTCCAGCAAGGCGTTCTGATATACAGAAAGGACAGAGAGGCCAAGAGCGTGTCCGACAGGATAGACGCCATAGTGACCCACCGTTTCGTGGGCCCCATAGTTATGCTCGCCGTCCTGGGGACCCTTTACCATATAACCTTCGCCTACAGCGAGATACCGGTGGGATGGTTCGAGAGCTTTTTCGGGTGGATAGGATCTCTGGCGAACGATTATATGTCTGAAGGACCGTTGAAATCGATGGTAATGTCGGGAGTGATAGACGGGGTCGGAGGTGTTATGGGATTCGTTCCCCTCATATTCCTGATGTTTCTCGGGATATCCTTCTTGGAGGACACCGGATATCTGGCAAGGGTGGCTTTCATGCTGGACAGGGTCTTCAGAGTTTTCGGACTACATGGCAGTTCGGTGATGCCTTTCATAATCTCAGGAGGCATCGCCGGAGGATGCGCCGTTCCAGGAGTCATGGCGGCCAGAACGATAAAGTCGCCCAAGGAACGATTGGCCACCTTACTGACCGTTCCCTTCATGAACTGCGGGGCGAAGCTGCCGGTGTTCGCCCTATTGATAGGGGTTTTCTTCCCTGAAGGGGAAACCCGAATGATGCTTCTGATAACGGCAATATCGTGGATAGGAGCCATGTTGGCCGCCCGGCTTCTCCGTTCGACGATCCTTCGAGGGGAGACCACTCCCTTTGTGATGGAGCTGCCAACCTACCGTTTCCCCACCTTTCGAGGACTTCTGATACACACATGGGAGAGAACATGGCAATACATAAAGAAAGCCGGCACCGTCATCTTGGGGATATCGATACTTCTATGGGCGATGATGACCTATCCCGGACTGGACGAAAAGGCTACAGTCAAGTTCGAGAACATGAGGGAAAAGGTCTCGGACGAACTGTCTCAGGAAAAGCGGACCAAGATACTGTCAGAGATAGACGGAATGGAGGCCCAGGAGGCCCTGCGGCGTTCCTACGCCGGGCGAATCGGGACCGCTTTGGAGAAAGTAACCTCTTGGGCCGGGTTCGACTGGAGGGACAACATCGCACTTGTCGGAGGTTTCGCCGCCAAAGAGGTCGTAGTGTCGACGCTTGGGACGGCTTATTCCCTAGGCGAGGTAGATCCGGAGGAAAGCGGCGGTCTGGCATCCATAATAGAGAGGTCTCCAGACTGGTCGCCCCTCAAAGCATTGGCGCTGATAATATTCACCATGTTCTACGCCCCATGTTTCGTAACCGTGGTCTGCATCGCCAAGGAGGCCGGCTCATGGAAATGGGCGGCCTTCTCCATGACGTTCAATACCCTTTTGGCCTATCTGTTGGCGGTGGCGGTCTATCAGGGAGGGGCGTTTATACAGTCCATAGGAGGGTAGATTATGGAAAAACTCGTAGTAGCCGTTATAGTGGCCTTCGCCGGATGGATCCTCTTCAGGCGATTCAGATCGTTGATAAAGAGAGGAGGCTGCGGATGTTCCGGGTGTTCCGGCTGTGGGACGTCCTCCAGCTGCAACGGTTGCGATATCCGAATCGAGCCGGGAGAAGACGATAGAGAAAAGCCACAAGGATAGGCATCGAGAGACACATGCTATACTGATAACAAGAACCAGAACTAAAAAACATCGCAAAGGAAGGTGCTTTATGATGGAAAACAGGATACCCCTTATCGGCGAGGCTATGCCGGAGCTTAAGGTAGTAACTACCAGAGGTAAGAAAACCATCCCCAACGATTACGCCGGGCAGTGGTTCGTGCTCTTCAGCCACCCGGCGGACTTCACCCCGGTCTGCACTACCGAGTTCGTGGCTTTCCAGAAGAGATACGATAAGTTCAAGGAGTTGAACTGCGAACTCATCGGAATGAGCATCGACCAGGTCTTCGCTCACATCAAATGGGAACAATGGATAGAGGAGAATCTGGACGTCGAGATCCAGTTTCCCATAATCGCCGACGACGGCACGGTCGGCAAACAGCTCGGCATGATACACCCCGGCAAGGGATCCAACACCGTAAGGGCCGTATTCATAGTCGACCCGAACGGCATAATAAGGGCGATCCTCTACTACCCGCAGGAGCTCGGCAGAAACATGGACGAGGTGCTGCGCATGGTCAAGGCCCTTCAGATAAGCGAGAAGAACGGTGTTGCCATGCCTGCGAACTGGCCGGAAAACGAGATTATCGGGGATTCCGTGATCGTTCCTCCGGCGAGCGACGTCGAAAACGCGAAAAAGAGACTGACCGAGTACGAGAATTTCGACTGGTGGTTCTGCCACAAGAAACTCGATTAAGATCGTCTCGAAAAAACGGAAGTCCAGGAGAGGATCCCTCAGGGGGTCCTCTCCTTTTCACGTTGAACCCTCGGTCTTTCACTGGTATAAATGGGGGATCAAACGTCAAAAGGAGATGGCGCCATTGGACTGGAGAAAGACGATCCCGCAGGGACTGAGGGACACCACCACCGAGCTTTACGTCAACACAGTCGAAAAGAGAAGTTTCTCCGTAGACTGCGCCCTGGGATCTAGCCCTATAGGGGCTCCCTGCGGAGTCGTGTCCGCCTTCGGAAAGGCTTTTGGAGAAGATCTTTCGTCTTACGTTCCTCCGTCGGAGAGGTTGACCGAGCCGGTCTGCCGTTTCTGGAAAGATCTGGTGTCTCAAGAAGAACTGGTTTTTGCCAACGGAACGGACACCATCCTGGTGGTGCTGGCCAAGGCTTTGGGCGCCCCGGGAGGACGAATCTTGGGCATGGCTCCACAGTTCACCGACGCCCCGGTCCATTTCCAGCTTTCCGGATGCGACTTCAAAGCGGTGAATCTGGAGGGCCCCTCCTACGAAATAGATGCAGACCGGCTACTGGAGGCACTGGACGATTCGATATCTCTGGTCTACATCGATCGTCCCCACAACCCGACGGGTCAGCTGATGTCCTTGGACGACCTGGACAGAATAGTGGCGGCCGCGGATAAAAGGGATGCCCTGGTGATAGTGGACGAGGCTTACGGAGATTTCGTCGACGAATCCACGTCCTGTCTGAACCTGAAACGGGACAACATCCTCTGTCTTCGCAGTTTTTCCAAGGGTTGGGGAATGGCAGGCATAAGGGGAGGATACGGGGTATTTCGATCTCCCCTAGCAAGGGATCTCTATCTGAGGGTTAGCCCCCCCTTCACCGTGGACGCACTGGCTTTCGCAGCGATACCTATGGCGCTGGACGAGGCTGATGAGTTTCTACCGTCCATGAGACGGGAGGTCGCCAGGCTGAAGAGGGCTACAGTGGACAGGATAATCGAGTCTCCCCGGTTCTCCGTGGCGAAGACCCATCCGTCGGTGTCCATCATGATGGTGACCTACGACTACAGGGAAGCAAATCTCTACGATATGCTGATGGAGCATGGGATAAAGACCGCTCCCGGATCGGGTTTTCTAGGGATAGGCGACAATTCTGTGAGGTTGAGGGTTCCCCCGGAGGATCAATTCGAAGATTTCAGGACGAGATGGAGAGACATGGTCTCGTCCCTTCCCAGGTGATGCCATGAGGTTAAGGGAGCGAAGCGCCGACTTGGTGATGTTTCTGGCGGTGTTCGCAACGTCTACGGGGTCCATCTTCGCCAAGGCGGCGAACGCTCCGTCCTTGACGGTGGCAGCATACAGGGTCGGCCTGGCCTCTCTCGTTCTGGTGCCGATGGCTTTCATGCTTCGAAGAGACGAGATAAGGTCCCTGTCCTCCAGGGACTGGAAGGATACGGTTCTATCCGGGACGGCGCTGGCGGTCCACTTCGCCTCGTGGATATCGTCCCTGAGCTTCATCTCGGTGGCCAGCTGTGTGGTTCTGGTCAACACGGCACCTCTATGGGTGGCGATGATGGCCCCCTTCCTCACCGGTGAAAGGATCAACGGAAAGACCGCGACCGCTATAGCCGTGGCCGTGTCGGGAGCCGTTATCATAGGCTGGGGGGATTTCTCCTCCGGTTCGGAGGCGTGGAAGGGGGATCTTCTGGCCGTACTTGGAGCGATAACCATGGCCATCTATCTCCTGCTAGGGAGAAGGGTCAGGGAGAAGGTATCGCTGCTCTCCTACGTGTCGGTCTGCTACGGAACGGCAGCGATTCTTCTTTGGACAGTGGCTCTGATCGGTCCCTATCGAACCTGGGGATTCTCCTCCGGCACGTGGTGGGCATTCTGGGGGATGGCCATCATCCCCCAGTTGTTAGGTCACTCCGCCTATAACTGGGCTCTCAGGTGGGTGAGTCCTTCGGTGGTATCGGTGGTCTTGTTGGGTGAACCGGTCTGTTCGTCGGTTATGGCGTTGTTCTTGTTCGGCGAACCTCTAGGGCTCAAGACGATAATCGGTGGATGTCTCATCCTTATGGGGGTCCATATGGCCCAGAGGGCCAGAAAGGGCCTCTAGCATCAGGACAGGAGGTCCATGGCGGCCCTGTAACCGGCCTCCATAGCCTCCTCCGCCCGAAAAAACTCCATGAAACGAATATGACCGAGCCTCGGTGCAATCAGTAGCTCCGGAGAGTCCACCTTAAGCCTGTTCTCCGTTATGGAGCTTTCCATTATATTTATGGAGGTGACCATGACGTCTATCAAACCCGGCCCCTTTGATTTTTTACCTTTATCCTCGTCGCTCATCAGAGAGCTGATCTCGTCTATCAGAGAGTCCACCAGGGAGGGACCGTCGCCTTTCCTGATCTTTTTTCTTCTAAGTCCACCGCCCGTCCTGTGTTCCTGTTTGCTTCCCACCACGTAACGGTTGAGATCTACGGCTATTGTGAACTCGGCCCCCAGGGACCTGACCACGTTTACCGGAACCGGATCAACCAGACCGCCGTCCACCAACAGGGCGTCTTCGGTGACGAAGGGCGTGAACACTCCCGGGACGGCTATGCTTGCCCTTACCGCGTCGATGACGTCCCCGGACGAGAGGACCACCTCGCTTCCGTCCCTCAGATCGGTGGCCACTGCGGCAAAGGGAACGGACAGATCATCGAAGGATCTGTCGCCCAAGATCCCTCTGAGCAGTTCGGTGACCTTTCTTCCGTCGACCAGACCCGAGTGGGGGAAGACCACGTCGAAATAAGACAGCAACTGCAGCAGGTCCATCTTGAGAAGCAGCTCCTCCAGATGATCCATTCCTCCGGAGGCGTAGACGGCCCCCACCATGGCTCCTATGCTGGTACCGGAGATACATCCCACAGGGATGGATTTCTCCTCCAGAGCGCGCAGAACCCCTATATGGGCACAGCCTCTGGCGGCTCCGCCTCCCAAGGCCAGCCCTATCTTAAGACCTTTCGATACGGCATCACGCAGATCTGCGGACAACCGAACCGCCCCTTTCCCTGAATATGGCCAGCAGATCGGCCAGAAGCGCCTGGCCGGTCTCCTCTCTTCCAGCCCCGGGACCCACTATAGTGACGTCCTTGAGGTTGTCGGTCTCGTAGGTGATGGCGTTGGTGGCTCCCATGACTCCGGCCAGAGGGTGATTCAACGAAAGCTCCATAGGAGACACGGAGGCTATCACATTCCGCCCCCTACGCTCGACCTGTGCTATAAGCTTTATCCGATTTCCTCTCTCCAGGGCGGCAAGCACGTCGTCTCGAGATATCTCCGATATCCCACGCCTTTCGACCTGGTCCAAAGATATAGGTTCTCCCATTATGACCGACGCTATTATCTGGGCTTTTACCGCCGCATCCCATCCGTCGACGTCGCCGGACGGATCGGCCTCTGCATATCCCCTGTCCTGAGCCTCCGAGAGGGCATCCTCATATCCCATGCCCTCCTCCATCCTGGTCAGGATGTAGTTGGTCGTACCGTTCACTATACCCTGAACCTTAACGACATCGCAACCTGCCATGGCCTCCATCGCCAGGTTTATGGACGGAGTTCCGCTGAGAAGGGCTCCCTCGAAACGGTAGGCCACCCCGTGTCCGGCGGCAAGGTCTGTCAACTCAGGCAGAGCAACCGATACCGGCCCCTTGCTGGAGCTGACCACGTGTTTCCCCGATTCGATGGCCTTCTTTATTATTGAGAGCCCCGGCTCCCCAGTGACCAGATCGGTAGGAGTGGTATCCACCACCACCGATACCTCGTCGCCCTTGAGGATCTCGTCGAGAGTGGCGGGAAGGGCGGATACCCCGGACAGGTCTTCGAGGTTAACCATGGAATCGAGAACGGCCTCCAGGTCCAGCCCGGAGGGATCCCACAGGGTCCCCTTCGATCCGGTTACCACGGCCTTTACGACCGGGATTATTCCGTATCTGGTGGTCAGTAGATCCCTCTTTCTGATCAATATTCTGGCGAACCCCTGGGCTACGTTTCCAAAACCGACCAAAGCTATTCCCAACTCCATGCTAATCCTCCTTTCTACGCCAAAAGCTCGGCGATCTGAACGGCGTTCAACGCCGCACCCTTTCGTATGTTATCCGATGCGACCCAGATATCCAGACCGTTCTCCAGAGAGAGGCTCTCCCTTATCCTGCCCACATAAACCGGATCGGTCCCGGCTGCATCGGTGGCCAGAGGGTAGATAGAGGAGGACGGATCGTCCTTCAGAACTATTCCCGGGGCATCGACCAGTATCGCTCGGGCCTCGGAGGGAGAGATCTTTCTCTCGAACTGGGCCGTTATGGAAAGGGAATGGC from Dethiosulfovibrio faecalis includes:
- a CDS encoding peroxiredoxin, with protein sequence MMENRIPLIGEAMPELKVVTTRGKKTIPNDYAGQWFVLFSHPADFTPVCTTEFVAFQKRYDKFKELNCELIGMSIDQVFAHIKWEQWIEENLDVEIQFPIIADDGTVGKQLGMIHPGKGSNTVRAVFIVDPNGIIRAILYYPQELGRNMDEVLRMVKALQISEKNGVAMPANWPENEIIGDSVIVPPASDVENAKKRLTEYENFDWWFCHKKLD
- a CDS encoding DMT family transporter, translated to MRLRERSADLVMFLAVFATSTGSIFAKAANAPSLTVAAYRVGLASLVLVPMAFMLRRDEIRSLSSRDWKDTVLSGTALAVHFASWISSLSFISVASCVVLVNTAPLWVAMMAPFLTGERINGKTATAIAVAVSGAVIIGWGDFSSGSEAWKGDLLAVLGAITMAIYLLLGRRVREKVSLLSYVSVCYGTAAILLWTVALIGPYRTWGFSSGTWWAFWGMAIIPQLLGHSAYNWALRWVSPSVVSVVLLGEPVCSSVMALFLFGEPLGLKTIIGGCLILMGVHMAQRARKGL
- a CDS encoding pyridoxal phosphate-dependent aminotransferase, whose product is MAPLDWRKTIPQGLRDTTTELYVNTVEKRSFSVDCALGSSPIGAPCGVVSAFGKAFGEDLSSYVPPSERLTEPVCRFWKDLVSQEELVFANGTDTILVVLAKALGAPGGRILGMAPQFTDAPVHFQLSGCDFKAVNLEGPSYEIDADRLLEALDDSISLVYIDRPHNPTGQLMSLDDLDRIVAAADKRDALVIVDEAYGDFVDESTSCLNLKRDNILCLRSFSKGWGMAGIRGGYGVFRSPLARDLYLRVSPPFTVDALAFAAIPMALDEADEFLPSMRREVARLKRATVDRIIESPRFSVAKTHPSVSIMMVTYDYREANLYDMLMEHGIKTAPGSGFLGIGDNSVRLRVPPEDQFEDFRTRWRDMVSSLPR
- the feoB gene encoding ferrous iron transport protein B encodes the protein MTTVALAGNPNSGKTTLFNGLTGARQHVGNYPGVTVEHKRGTYNHDGISVEVEDLPGIYSLSAYSAEEEVARDFLIRQTPDVVIDIVDSSNLERNLYLSVQLKEMGLPVCLALNMMDVAESRGMEIDTDKLSSLMRTPVVPIVARKSEGIHEMMNRALEIAGKDPEPFKISYGPDIDPVLDEMARAIDQDPILDEAIRPRWSALKYLEGDETIKISIAERAPELEKKLNGMAETLDSHLRATLDTYAEALIADHRYGYIKSILQQGVLIYRKDREAKSVSDRIDAIVTHRFVGPIVMLAVLGTLYHITFAYSEIPVGWFESFFGWIGSLANDYMSEGPLKSMVMSGVIDGVGGVMGFVPLIFLMFLGISFLEDTGYLARVAFMLDRVFRVFGLHGSSVMPFIISGGIAGGCAVPGVMAARTIKSPKERLATLLTVPFMNCGAKLPVFALLIGVFFPEGETRMMLLITAISWIGAMLAARLLRSTILRGETTPFVMELPTYRFPTFRGLLIHTWERTWQYIKKAGTVILGISILLWAMMTYPGLDEKATVKFENMREKVSDELSQEKRTKILSEIDGMEAQEALRRSYAGRIGTALEKVTSWAGFDWRDNIALVGGFAAKEVVVSTLGTAYSLGEVDPEESGGLASIIERSPDWSPLKALALIIFTMFYAPCFVTVVCIAKEAGSWKWAAFSMTFNTLLAYLLAVAVYQGGAFIQSIGG
- a CDS encoding heavy metal translocating P-type ATPase codes for the protein MAHDFARKIVEGGERSLGGFFFFFVGGCLLIASLFSISIYGYGERTSLLSMGAAVFMGTPLILRAVRELFEESSEMNELAALGVTATFVSGRFITSATISFVIVLSALLEGRSARGARESLKELLDLKPPKGTVFRDGVWLNVEAGDLVVGDELRIIPGERVPADGVVLNGETSINESTITGESLPAEKKGGDDVYAGTVNLTGTVICRVTSVGSETTLGKVQKMISDAEKSRTPVMRMIDRYARWYVPVVMLLSGAVFFVTGDLDRVVSMVVVACPCSILLAGPTAVVALLGVAARLGVLIKDVSHLEVAERLTTIVLDKTGTVTTGHLEVMEISSCDPINKKRLLSLACSLEKDSSHPIARSLCEKASFMGLDFLPTEAMKEVHGMGVLGKVDGRSVMVGRRSWILSSGVDVPDIENSHFGQSVLFVAVDGVFAGEIYLEDRVKDDVKSSLLDIRNRGVDKIILLSGDRKTVVERVSEAIGVSFWESGMLPHQKMDYVSELKEKGEIVAVVGDGVNDGPALSAGDLSIAMGAAGSGIAISSSSIALMKDDISKIPLVMDLAKESLTIMRQNLHFALIAITLSMILGAVGVLHPIAAAILHGGTSLAVVFNSARLMRFKGGAVLDV
- a CDS encoding FeoB-associated Cys-rich membrane protein encodes the protein MEKLVVAVIVAFAGWILFRRFRSLIKRGGCGCSGCSGCGTSSSCNGCDIRIEPGEDDREKPQG
- a CDS encoding homoserine dehydrogenase codes for the protein MELGIALVGFGNVAQGFARILIRKRDLLTTRYGIIPVVKAVVTGSKGTLWDPSGLDLEAVLDSMVNLEDLSGVSALPATLDEILKGDEVSVVVDTTPTDLVTGEPGLSIIKKAIESGKHVVSSSKGPVSVALPELTDLAAGHGVAYRFEGALLSGTPSINLAMEAMAGCDVVKVQGIVNGTTNYILTRMEEGMGYEDALSEAQDRGYAEADPSGDVDGWDAAVKAQIIASVIMGEPISLDQVERRGISEISRDDVLAALERGNRIKLIAQVERRGRNVIASVSPMELSLNHPLAGVMGATNAITYETDNLKDVTIVGPGAGREETGQALLADLLAIFRERGGSVVRRSA
- a CDS encoding patatin-like phospholipase family protein, yielding MSADLRDAVSKGLKIGLALGGGAARGCAHIGVLRALEEKSIPVGCISGTSIGAMVGAVYASGGMDHLEELLLKMDLLQLLSYFDVVFPHSGLVDGRKVTELLRGILGDRSFDDLSVPFAAVATDLRDGSEVVLSSGDVIDAVRASIAVPGVFTPFVTEDALLVDGGLVDPVPVNVVRSLGAEFTIAVDLNRYVVGSKQEHRTGGGLRRKKIRKGDGPSLVDSLIDEISSLMSDEDKGKKSKGPGLIDVMVTSINIMESSITENRLKVDSPELLIAPRLGHIRFMEFFRAEEAMEAGYRAAMDLLS
- a CDS encoding FeoA family protein — encoded protein: MVKIAMRQMEDNQTGTIAKVRAEGELGRRIRDMGLTPGTTIRIMGRAPLYDPVAIRVGDFTLTLRDSEADYIDVEVEER